The following is a genomic window from Desulfuromonas acetoxidans DSM 684.
CGAAGAGACTCCCAACGGTGTCTGTGCGACCTGCCATGAAGAGATCAACTCACGGTTGATCAGTACCCACAAAAAGCACGCGTCTTTACAGTGTGCCTATTGTCACCAGGAGACCCACGGCAACATCCCGCAATGTCAGGATTGCCATGGTCTGCCGCACAGCAAGGGGATGCTCGACAAGTTCAATGGCTGCACGGATTGCCATTTTGATCCGCATGCGCTGGTACTCCCCGGCCATTAATGATGATGGTGCCGCATCAGTGGCACACGCCCTGCTCCGCCACCGCTCGCGGTGGCGGAGCACTCATGTTATTTCATGTGATTGAATCGACGGGTTACACCCTCTTTATCCCGATAACCCGGATGCTTGAATTCTTATGTCGTTATTGCAGGGTATAAAAAAGACTGTCGCATCCTTGTCGCTGGCACTGCTGTTTGCCGTCGAAGCTGCGTCATCCCCATTGCATCTCACCGGCAACTGGAGCCAGCCCTATGGCGACGACAGTGACCAGTGGAAGTTGGGCCAGAGCTACAATCTGGATCTGAGCAATGATCTGACCTCTGCCCTGCGCATGTCGGCTAACATGCGCTATACCACCAACAAGAAAAAAGATTCAGCAGATACCGAAACCCTGTCACCGTCGGTTCTCATCGGCCTCAATAACGACCTGTTCAACCTGAGCCTTAACGGCATGGAGAACCGCCGCAAGGTTGAAGATGAACCGACAACCATCAACCGCAGTTGGAGTACGACGTTTATCAGCTCACTGGATGAACGGTACTGGCCGCAACTGCGTCTCAACTACAGCCAGAACACGACAACGGATGATGCCTCACCGAAAACGAGTGATCAGCAGTCGGACATTTTCGATTCGAGTCTTAAATATAAATGGCGATTCCTGTCATTTCTTTACGATTTCACCAACAGTATCGACACCAATAAAATCGAAGACACCGAGAATGAAAACACCAATCATTCGGCACGTATTCAGTGGCAGGACACCTACTGGAACAACCGCTTGAGTGTCATTGCCTCACACAAGTACAGCCATGATAAAAACACCATTACAGCCACATCGGGCAGCAGTCAGATCAGCCGGCCGCTTTTGCCCAGTGCCGGGATCACCAGCCTCGATGACACCCCGTCAAACGATCCACTGGCGTCAGAACCGGCGTTGATCGATAACGATCTGTTTACCCCAACCGGCGTTGAGCTGCTGCAGCCGACGGAAACGGTCAATGTCGGGGTGCAAATCAACCTGGAGAGTTTCAATGAATTGGTTTTTTATCTCGACCGCGAAATCGACGCGACAACGCAAAGCCGTTTAAGCTGGAGTTTTTATGGCAGCCTCAACAACGATGACTGGTCACCAGTCACCACACCGACAACCATCATTTACTCCGTTGAGGATGGCCGTACCCTGGTCACCGTTGAATTTCCATCAGCGGTTGAAAACCTGCGCTATATCAAGGCCGTTGTCACATCAACAGCGGGTGTCAGTACCGCCTTTATTACCGAAATCGATGTCAACCAACTGGTGACACTGGCACCGGGAGACAGCTCTCTGACCACACTGACCCGCACCCATTTAAGTCAGGGCAGCATCAGTTTCAGGCCATGGGATCAGTGGAACCTGGGCTACACCTTCAACCGCAATGACACCGATTCAGACAGTCGCTCGCAATCGCTTCAGTTCAATCAGACCCTCAACAGTGCCCTCAATCTCAACCGGTACTTTGCCCTGTCCATGAGTGTCACGGAAACCACCGATGACATCGAAGATCAGGATACCATCAAGAACCGCTCCTATGCTCTGTCCTACCGGGCCACGCCGCTCAACAGTTTGAGTTTCTCTCTGGGGGGAACACGTACGGAACATTTTATCGACAGCAGCCTCAACAGCCGCTCCGACACTTTGAACAGCCATCTGTCAGCGACCCTGTTTCCCGACCTAACGGCCGGACTGTCGGCAAACTGGACCCGCAGTCAGGATAAAGAGAATAACGAAGAGACGACCAACTGGGACTATCGCTTCGATATTGCCGCACGCTTTACCGATTCGTTTAATCTGTCAGCCAGTTACACTTATCGCGACAACGATGACGGCAGCAGTGACAACAATTACGAGATCAACACCGTCTATCGTCCATCGACGTATATCTCCCTGACAACGGGTTACAAACGCAACGATGCGACAGACAATCTCTATTCAACACTGAATTTCCGCCTGACCCGGAAAATTCAGACTGATTTTCGTTATGCCTATCTCAAAGCGGATACAACGGTGCAGTCGGCCAGTTTCAACCTGACCTGGAACTTAAGTACGATTTTCAACCTCCGCCAGAGTCTGGCCTGGGCAGACGATGGCGAAGAACAGACCTGGTCCGGCCTGACGACTCTTAACTACAATTTCTGAGGAACATTTATTGCATAAACCAACAGATGACCCTGATAAAACGAAGTGAGGTTAACGTGAACTATGCCATTCGCCTGCTACTGATTGCCGTTTTACTTTGTGCAGGATGTGCCAAAACTGGCCATCACTACACCGACCCGGCGGTCGGCCTGGGCTATATCAAAAAAATCGCTATTTTGCCGCTGGAAAACTTTACGGCACGCAAAGGCATTGAGGAACGAAGCCGTGAACTGCTGACCACCCGCATTCTCGGCCACGGTTTGTATGAAGTTGTGGAAAAGGGGGAACTGCACCGTTTTCTACGCGACGAGATCCGTTCCAACGAAAAAGAGCTGATCGACCAGCGTGTTGCGAAACGGATGGCGCGCGAATTCAACATTGAAGCCTATATTGCCGGCTCAGTCGATGAATTCACCGAGGTGCGTAACGGCTCCTATACCTACCCTGAAATCGCCATCAGTCTGCGCATGGTGGACATTAAGACCGGCAATGTCGTCTGGAAAGCCAGCCATCATGCCAATGGCTACAGCACAGCCGGTCGTCTGTTCGGCCTAACCGCCGAAGACACCAACAGTGTCCTGTTTCGCCTGATTGATGATCTATTGGCAACATTAAGCGAGAGTTGATGATGCTGAGAGCGTGTATGTCCAGCTGTTTTATCTGTCTGATCGTGAGCGCGCTTCTGGTGACGTCAGCCTCGGCATATCGTCTTACCGTGATGCCGGTCCACGACCTGACAGCCTCACGCAGCGGTCTGGACGTTACGTTGACCAAACAGCTCTCAGATGTCTTTCAGCAACAGGGACTCGATGTCGTCCCCTACCAGAAGATGCTCGCCTTTCTGGTGGATAACAGCATCCGCCGCAGTGGCGAGATTGATTCGCTGACGGCACGGCGCATGGCCCAACAGCTTAACAGCGACGGTGTATTACTTACCACCATCACTGAACGCGCCATTCATCGGCAGTCTAAAATCGCCCTGACTCTGGTACTGCTTGATGGCGAAAGCGGCGAACAGATCTGGGGTGCCACGGTATGCGATCACATCAATGACAGTCAGCCGTTGCTGGGGATCGGTCGGTTGGAGACCGACGACGATCTCAAACAGCATTCATTGCGCACCACTGCGGCTCTACTCAGCGCCAAAATCCCCGACCTGCCGCAACGCGAAGCCTCGCT
Proteins encoded in this region:
- a CDS encoding lipoprotein, putative, whose product is MNYAIRLLLIAVLLCAGCAKTGHHYTDPAVGLGYIKKIAILPLENFTARKGIEERSRELLTTRILGHGLYEVVEKGELHRFLRDEIRSNEKELIDQRVAKRMAREFNIEAYIAGSVDEFTEVRNGSYTYPEIAISLRMVDIKTGNVVWKASHHANGYSTAGRLFGLTAEDTNSVLFRLIDDLLATLSES